GGGCAACTTCGAGTACTATCTCTTTATCTAAGAATTCGTTCTTTACTTTCAGGGCATTCAGAATGTCGGGAAGCCTCGCTCCTTCGAATGATACGTCTACGACCGGACCAGTTATCGCGATTATTTTCCCAATATTTTGTTCCTTTTTGTCGGGCACACTCACACCTCCAAAATCAATTAACCGTTAAGCGCTTCAGCGCCGTTTACGACTTCGATTATTTCCTGTGTGATATTCGACTGGCGCAGTTTATTCCTAACCAGAGTCAGTTGCTCTATCATGTTCTTTGCATTCTCGGTTGCGTTCTTCATTGCAGCTTGTCTGGAGAAGAGTTCCCCGACCTTCGTTTCATATAAGCCCTGAAGAACTTTGGCTACAAGCCACGAATTAAGCACATCTTCGTACAGAACCTCGATTTCAGGTTCGAAATCAAATAAGTCGTTGTCTGGCTTCTCAAAATCTTCAACGGGAAGAAGCTTGACAGTCTTCGGTATCTGAGCGAGCGGATTCTTGAAACTGCTGAAAACCATTTTCAAGCCGGACGCGTTCTTGCTATCCATGATTTCTTCAATATCGTCAACGATAATTGCCGCCTCGTCAAGATCGGGAGTATCGAAGAAATGACTGAAAGGAGTAATAGGTACTCCGCTCTTCTTGAAATGACTTTCGGCCTTGATTCCCACCGTAACGATGTGTATGACGTTTGACTTTGCAACTTCGCGCTCGGCTGCCTTCATTATCTCTGCATTAAAGGCTCCCGCAAGTCCCATATCTGAGCTGACTACGAGAAGAATCTCTCCTTCACCCCCGGAGTCGGGATGGTTCGAATCTCCAAAATAAGCTCTGATGAGAGCCCGCTCCATAGCTCTTTCGTATAGCCTGACGAACTTCAGTCCCTTTTGAACTTTGTTGATTTTGGCCCGCGCGACCATCTCCATGGCGCGGGTAATCTGCATCGTCGAGTTCGTTGACTCGATGCGTTTCTTAATCGTACGCAGTTTACCCTTGCTCACCGTCAATCAACCTCGCTCTTCAAGCTGCTTCTTGGTGTCTTCTATAGCTTGCTTAAGACGGGTCTCTATACCTTCCTCTATGACCTTCTTCTCTCTTATTGAAGATAGTACATCACTGTAAGAGCTGCGAAGCGTCTTGAGTAGAGAGGCCTCGAATTTCGAAATCTTCGAAGTTTCCATTTCGTCAAGATAACCCTTTGTTCCGGTGTAAAGAACAGCGACCTGTTCTTCAACCGGCATTGGGACGTACTGATCCTGCTTGAGAAGTTCCGTAAGCTTCTCTCCCCTCGTGAGTTGGTCGCGGGTGGCCTTGTCGAGTTCGGTCGCAAACTGAGCAAAAGAGAGCAAATCTCTGTACTGAGCAAGCTCGATTCTCAGACTTCCTGCAATCTTCTTCATAGCCTTAATCTGCGCAGCCCCTCCAACCCTCGAAACCGAGAGGCCGACATTGATTGCAGGTCGATTTCCCGCATAGAAGAGGTTGGGATCCAAATAAATCTGTCCGTCCGTTATGGATATTACGTTAGTCGGTATGAATGCCGATACATCGTTTGCCTGCGTCTCGATGATCGGTAAGGCGGTGAGAGAGCCTCCACCGAAACTCTCGTTGAGCCTTGCAGCCCGCTCTAGCAATCTGGAATGCAGATAGAAGACATCTCCGGGATAAGCCTCCCTTCCAGGCGGCCTTCTCAGCAACAATGAAAGCTCTCTGTAAGCGGATGCATGCTTGGAAAGATCATCGTAGATGACAAGAGAGTCCTGGCCCTCAAACATGAAGTGCTCGCCCATTGCAGCTCCCGCATACGGAGCGAGATAGGAGAGAGATGCCGTATCTGAAGCCGAAGCAAAGACAATCGTCGTATACTCCATTGCCCCGAACTGATTCAGCTTATCGATGATCCTGGCAAGGGCGGCCGTCTTCTGACCAATTGCGACGTAGATGCACTTCACGCCCTGTCCCTTCTGGTTTATTATCGCATCGATTGCTAGGGCCGTCTTCCCGGTCTGCCTGTCCCCAATTATCAACTCTCTCTGTCCTCTTCCAATGGGGATCGTCGCATCTATTGCCTTTATTCCCGTCTGTAGAGGAGTGTCGACCGGTTTTCTCATTACAACTCCAGTCGCCTTCACTTCAACTGGCCTGAATTTCTTTGTTTGAACAGGCCCCTTTCCATCTAGTGGAATTCCGAGAGGATTCACGACTCTTCCCAGGAGCTCAGGTCCTGTGGGGACCTCCATGATCCTGCCGGTCCTTCTGACGAGGTCGCCTTCTTTTATCTCTTTGTATTCCCCTAGAATAACTATACCTACATTATCCTCTTCAAGGTTCAATGCA
This genomic window from Mesotoga sp. Brook.08.105.5.1 contains:
- the atpG gene encoding ATP synthase F1 subunit gamma: MSKGKLRTIKKRIESTNSTMQITRAMEMVARAKINKVQKGLKFVRLYERAMERALIRAYFGDSNHPDSGGEGEILLVVSSDMGLAGAFNAEIMKAAEREVAKSNVIHIVTVGIKAESHFKKSGVPITPFSHFFDTPDLDEAAIIVDDIEEIMDSKNASGLKMVFSSFKNPLAQIPKTVKLLPVEDFEKPDNDLFDFEPEIEVLYEDVLNSWLVAKVLQGLYETKVGELFSRQAAMKNATENAKNMIEQLTLVRNKLRQSNITQEIIEVVNGAEALNG
- the atpA gene encoding F0F1 ATP synthase subunit alpha — translated: MKISPSEITKVIQNQLEKTDIEFDYFEAGKVIQIGDGIARAYGLKGVMANELVKFENNVFGLALNLEEDNVGIVILGEYKEIKEGDLVRRTGRIMEVPTGPELLGRVVNPLGIPLDGKGPVQTKKFRPVEVKATGVVMRKPVDTPLQTGIKAIDATIPIGRGQRELIIGDRQTGKTALAIDAIINQKGQGVKCIYVAIGQKTAALARIIDKLNQFGAMEYTTIVFASASDTASLSYLAPYAGAAMGEHFMFEGQDSLVIYDDLSKHASAYRELSLLLRRPPGREAYPGDVFYLHSRLLERAARLNESFGGGSLTALPIIETQANDVSAFIPTNVISITDGQIYLDPNLFYAGNRPAINVGLSVSRVGGAAQIKAMKKIAGSLRIELAQYRDLLSFAQFATELDKATRDQLTRGEKLTELLKQDQYVPMPVEEQVAVLYTGTKGYLDEMETSKISKFEASLLKTLRSSYSDVLSSIREKKVIEEGIETRLKQAIEDTKKQLEERG